AAACaaccagaatttgaatccaaaTGGGTCTGTCCACTGCTGACCCCACCCAGGGCACCTACAGGTGGGTCAGAACAGGTCTTTTCCTAGATTGAGAGAGAAGGGGTCTGGAGAGGGAAGTGTTGGCAGGGAGGTCCCAGGGCCACATACTCCTGTTGGCCAGGCAGCTTCCAGTGTCAGCCTCTGGCTCCGGCTCCTCAGCGAAGTAGACCTGCCAGTCCAAACTGCTGACCCACTTCTCATAGGCGGGGAGCGCCGCGAAGACTGCAGGCCTTGCAGGGCCTTGACAGGCATCTCCAAAGCTGTGTAGCCCAGCCAGGAACCATGTGCCCCTCACCTCATGCACCAGTGGTGCCCCAGATAGGCCCTGTCAGGGGTCAGGTGACACTTGGTGACTTCCTTTTCCCCCTAGGCAGCTGTTGGGGACAGAAGGGGCTAAGGGCTGGGCTGAGGCTCTGGCTGTTTGGGAGCCATTCAGCAGAAAGGCTGAGTTCCAAGTGAGAGGCAGGTGCTGAGGCCAAGCCTGGCAGAAGGTCTGTTCATGAGTTGCAGGGTGAGGACACTTAAAGAGTCTGTGGGGTGAGGTTTGGGGGACTGGGGCTCACCTCACAGTGGGGCGGCTCACCCACAACACTGGTACACACCATCCCTGGCAGAATGGTGATGCCATGGCTCCCAAGGGTTGTATGCAGCCGGCTGCAGGCCCTGGGCCCCAAGAGGGTCACAGGCACTGCCTGAGGGGAGCTGGTGCCTGTAGGGAAAGGAAAAGACCCAGCTGCCCCAGCGGCCTCTAGGCTAGATGGACAGCTGCTGGTGGTCCTGTCTGACATACCTGctccttgggccagccccaggacccaGCCACGTTCCCCATCAGGCAGGCGGTGGTCAGCGTagggcaggcagaggggccgCAGGCTGGGGCCCAGTGTCACAGGCTGGGCCAGCAGCAGGAGGGCCACATCATAGCCCCCCTCTGGGTGGGTATAAGCCCCATGCAGGATGAGTTGCTTCAGGCCCCACTCCTCTGGTCCAGACCCCAGCCCTACACTCCATTCCTCTGGGGTCTGGCGCCTGTGCAGAAGCAGTGTTAACAGCTTTGGGTGGCAGGGCTGCCAGCAAGGGTGGGGGGGCACAAAAGTGAGGGAGATAGGGCTCACCCAATGAAGCAGTGGGCAGCAGTCAGCACCACCACCTCTGATATCAGGGCTCCGCCACAAGCCAGCTTCCCTTGGTGAATCAGCCTGGCATCCCAGGGCCATTGGGAGGGAGCTCCTGCTTGGGGACCTTCTCTCCTCAAGGAGCCACAGGCTGAAACAGACGATTACATCATTTGCCTTCTTGATACatgctcactgtgtgccaggcctgtgctaagtgcttcctACGCACTATCAAATCCTCACAACATCGTTTTTAAGTTGAATTTTGTTACCCTTGTTACCAAAGGTAACCAAAgtcccagagaagttaagtgactttctaGCTTAGGAACCACAGGCAAGTAGCAAACTTGGGATTCAAAGGCCAGGGCTTAAGCTTTTAACTGATGGCCGAGTCTCATGGGAGTGGCCTGCTCATCACTCCCCTACGCCACCTGTCTGCATCCCTCTGGGCTTGGACTGGCCCCAGAATTCTTGGCTCACTAGTGCTTCTCTTACCATCGAGACATAACTTCCGTCTCAGGAATTATTTTGCATGCAATTTACATGTTAGTCACTTAATGCCAGATTTCTGAGTGGGAGCCCTGCCCTGTCCAATCTCAGCCAGACCTCAGAGACCCCTCTTCTTACCTAAACTCCCAGCCCATAAAGTTCTGAAGCATCTGTGCCTCTCAGCCCTTAAATGGGGCTGTTCTCATCCTAGGGGCTGAAATGGGCCTTAAAAGCCCCCCTAGTTAGCCCCTAACAGTGTATGGGTGCCCTGTATCAATTCTGTATTCCTAGCTGAAATTTGTTTCACTGTGACTTCTACTTGCTGCCCAGGAGTTCTCATGCAGGCCTGGGTGTCCCCACACATCCCACTCCTCACACCCCCTGTTCATACCTACACAGCTATCCTCATCACTGATCTCTAGCGTCTCTGGGTTCTGGGCCAGGAAGGCTGCCCCTTGAGCTCGGGCCTGCAGCCAGGAGCTGTGAGCAGCCGTGTCGGTCAGCAACACAGGAGTGTCTTCCTGGGCACAGTTTGATGCGAAGCTGATGATCCCAGCCTGAACCCAGTGTCCATCAGGCTCGCGGCACAGCACAGGGCCCCCAGAATCTCCCTGGAGCCAGGCAGTGGAGTCAAAGACAGACACCTGAGCCCCAGCCCTAGGCTAAGGCCCTTCCACTGCGGCCCTTCCACCCATCCCTGTGGATCGAGTGCTCAGCCCAAGGCTAGGCCTCCTCCCCCTCAGACCTGACAGGGCCCCTGCACCCCAGGCTGGGCACCCCCACACAGCATCCCAGGCCGGGCTGGGCTGGCCAGCAGCCGCTGGTGCAGCCGGTTGTAGAGACAGTTACACGTGGGGCGGCTGATTAAACGCAGGCGCAGATTCCGTAGGGTCCTGGGAGCTGGCAAAAGAGGGGGTTGGGGCTGGAGTCTAGGCTCTGGGGAGCAGGGGAGACTGGGAGCAGGGACAGTTGGCAATTCAggctggatgaccttgggcaagcagAGTGCCTCTGGGCTTCAGTCTGGGACAGCACTTACCATCACTGGTGTCCTGATCCCAGCCAGTGGCCCAGCAAGAGGTCCCAAAGGGGAAGCGATGGGCAGGTTGGGGCAAGCAGAGGGGTGTGTGGGCCACGGGGTGGGCAAGCTGCAGCAGGGCCAGGTCTGAGCCCTGGCTGTAGTGGTTATAGGCCCTGGGCAACTGCAGAGCAGTCACCCCCACCTCTTCAGCCCCTGGGCTCAGCCCCTCACGCTGCAGAGAACCCAGGACAACTGACCAGGAGTTCAGTTCTGTCATTGCTGCCCTGGAAGGGGAGGGACAAGGCCAGGCGTTGACTGCAAGGAGAACAGTGACACCATGGGAGACAGCACAGGTAGGTGAAAGATGGACAAGTATCAGCCCATGGCTTTAGGCAAGGTCCTTCCTTCTCCCAGTCTGTTTTTTCACCTGTAATGCTTCTACCATGAAAGTTTGTTACGGCATATTCTCAATAAGTGGTACTTTGTTATTCTAAGGGCAGGGATCAGTTTTGCGAGGTTTGGGGACAAATTTTCCACCCCCCAAAGCCAGAAACCCTGTTTGACCCCAGCCATGACTCACTTTTCAAAGCAGTGGGCGGCGGTGAGGACCCAGGTGCCTGCCACGAGGGACCCACTGCAGACGTGGACCCCCTGCCTCCTCACACTGGCCTGCCACGGCCACTCGCCAGCCACTGTGTTGCCCTCCTGAGGCTCAGGGGGGCCAGGGCCGCGCTGCCCACACGCTGTGGAGAGGAGTGGGTCAGGGTGACAGCATGTCCCTGCTCTGTTCTCACCCCAGGCCTGAGCTAGACCCAGGTAAGGCCCAAGCCCCACGTGCCCAGAGCTTACCACACTGAGCTGCTTGAAGACCTAGTAAGAGGGGGGACTCAGGTGAGACCTGGGGAAACCTTACCTGCCTGGCCCAGGTGGAACAGACAGGTTTAGGGGGAAAGGCTCTGGGTCCTTGCCTATGACTCTGTGGCTACCTCACCAGCCCCTCccagaatgaaaatatttatatgagaTCAAGAAACAGCTTTTATTGGAACCTATTCACAGCATACACTCAGTAATTAATCTCTGCCTCAGCTGTGCTCAGCACTCCTCGGCCTgaggagcagggcctggggtTCCGCTTGGGACCAGGCCAACCCTCCTCCAGGCTTCAGAACCCAGAACTTCTGCCCCCACCTTGAGTCAGGGAGGCGCCCCGGTATGTGGAGAGCATTAGCTTAATTGTGCCCTCAGCCATGGAGGCCTAAAAGGAAGGATTAGAAGCCTGTGTCACGTCCAAATAGGGGAGGGCTCCAAGAGATTGAGACACACCCCACCCATTCTGGCGACTCAGACTCCCCGACCTTTCCAGAAACTGCCAGAAACTCTGCCAAAGGGTCCCCTGCCCTGCCTATTCCCCATCAcaggcacacacaaaca
This region of Equus quagga isolate Etosha38 chromosome 7, UCLA_HA_Equagga_1.0, whole genome shotgun sequence genomic DNA includes:
- the PRSS53 gene encoding serine protease 53 isoform X2 — encoded protein: MKQSWGSGLLILGAVVLTEACGQRGPGPPEPQEGNTVAGEWPWQASVRRQGVHVCSGSLVAGTWVLTAAHCFEKAAMTELNSWSVVLGSLQREGLSPGAEEVGVTALQLPRAYNHYSQGSDLALLQLAHPVAHTPLCLPQPAHRFPFGTSCWATGWDQDTSDAPRTLRNLRLRLISRPTCNCLYNRLHQRLLASPARPGMLCGGAQPGVQGPCQGDSGGPVLCREPDGHWVQAGIISFASNCAQEDTPVLLTDTAAHSSWLQARAQGAAFLAQNPETLEISDEDSCVACGSLRREGPQAGAPSQWPWDARLIHQGKLACGGALISEVVVLTAAHCFIGRQTPEEWSVGLGSGPEEWGLKQLILHGAYTHPEGGYDVALLLLAQPVTLGPSLRPLCLPYADHRLPDGERGWVLGLAQGAGMSDRTTSSCPSSLEAAGAAGSFPFPTGTSSPQAVPVTLLGPRACSRLHTTLGSHGITILPGMVCTSVVGEPPHCEGLSGAPLVHEVRGTWFLAGLHSFGDACQGPARPAVFAALPAYEKWVSSLDWQVYFAEEPEPEADTGSCLANRSQPAGC
- the PRSS53 gene encoding serine protease 53 isoform X1; translated protein: MKQSWGSGLLILGAVVLTEACGQRGPGPPEPQEGNTVAGEWPWQASVRRQGVHVCSGSLVAGTWVLTAAHCFEKAAMTELNSWSVVLGSLQREGLSPGAEEVGVTALQLPRAYNHYSQGSDLALLQLAHPVAHTPLCLPQPAHRFPFGTSCWATGWDQDTSDAPRTLRNLRLRLISRPTCNCLYNRLHQRLLASPARPGMLCGGAQPGVQGPCQGDSGGPVLCREPDGHWVQAGIISFASNCAQEDTPVLLTDTAAHSSWLQARAQGAAFLAQNPETLEISDEDSCVACGSLRREGPQAGAPSQWPWDARLIHQGKLACGGALISEVVVLTAAHCFIGRQTPEEWSVGLGSGPEEWGLKQLILHGAYTHPEGGYDVALLLLAQPVTLGPSLRPLCLPYADHRLPDGERGWVLGLAQGAGMSDRTTSSCPSSLEAAGAAGSFPFPTGTSSPQAVPVTLLGPRACSRLHTTLGSHGITILPGMVCTSVVGEPPHCEGLSGAPLVHEVRGTWFLAGLHSFGDACQGPARPAVFAALPAYEKWVSSLDWQVYFAEEPEPEADTGSCLANRSMWPWDLPANTSLSRPLLSQSRKRPVLTHL
- the PRSS53 gene encoding serine protease 53 isoform X3, giving the protein MKQSWGSGLLILGAVVLTEACGQRGPGPPEPQEGNTVAGEWPWQASVRRQGVHVCSGSLVAGTWVLTAAHCFEKAAMTELNSWSVVLGSLQREGLSPGAEEVGVTALQLPRAYNHYSQGSDLALLQLAHPVAHTPLCLPQPAHRFPFGTSCWATGWDQDTSDAPRTLRNLRLRLISRPTCNCLYNRLHQRLLASPARPGMLCGGAQPGVQGPCQGDSGGPVLCREPDGHWVQAGIISFASNCAQEDTPVLLTDTAAHSSWLQARAQGAAFLAQNPETLEISDEDSCVACGSLRREGPQAGAPSQWPWDARLIHQGKLACGGALISEVVVLTAAHCFIGRQTPEEWSVGLGSGPEEWGLKQLILHGAYTHPEGGYDVALLLLAQPVTLGPSLRPLCLPYADHRLPDGERGWVLGLAQGAGTSSPQAVPVTLLGPRACSRLHTTLGSHGITILPGMVCTSVVGEPPHCEGLSGAPLVHEVRGTWFLAGLHSFGDACQGPARPAVFAALPAYEKWVSSLDWQVYFAEEPEPEADTGSCLANRSMWPWDLPANTSLSRPLLSQSRKRPVLTHL